The following nucleotide sequence is from Streptomyces bathyalis.
TGATGGGCCTGGCCACCACGGGCATCGGGCTGCTGCCCACCTACGACACCATCGGCGTCTGGGCGCCGGCGCTGCTGGTCCTGCTCCGCTTCGTGCAGGGGCTCGCCGTTGGCGGCGAGTGGGGCGGCGCCGTCCTGATGGCCGTCGAACACGCCCCGTCCGGCAGGAAGGGCTTCTACGGCAGCTTCCCGCAGATGGGTGTGCCCGGCGGCCTCATCCTCGCCAACCTCGTCTTCCTCGCCACCTCGCACGGGCTGGGCAGTAACGCCTTCGCCGACTGGGGCTGGCGTGTGCCGTTCCTCGCAAGCTTCGTGCTCGTCGTGGTCGGGCTGGTCATCCGGCTGGGGACAGCGGAGAGTCCCGAATTCCAGGCAGTGCGCGAAGAGCCCGTACACGAACAGGCGGAAGGGGAGGCGGAGACCGCAGAGTCCGAGGAGCCCGTGCGGCTGCCGGTTCTCGAGGTGCTGCGCCACCAGTGGCGGGACGTGGTTCTCGCCGGCGGAACCTTCATCGGCAACAACGCACTCGGCTACATCTTCATGGCGTACACGCTCTCTTACGGGAGCACCACGCTCGGCCTCGACCGCGAGCTCATGCTCGTCCTTGTGTTGATCGCCGCCGCCGTCTGGCTGCTGACCACGGCCTGGTCGGCGGCGCTCTCGGACCGGTTCGGCCGCCGCCGGGTGTTCGTCGCCGGATCGGTCGGGCTGCTGGCCTGGGCGGCGGCCTTCTTCCCCGTCATCGACCTCGCGTCCACCGCGTCCATGCTGACCGGACTCGTGGTGATGGCGGTCGTGCTGGGCTTCACGTACGGGCCCCAAGCGGCGCTCTTCGCCGAGCTCTTCCCCGTCCGCCTCCGCTACAGCGGCAGTTCGCTCGGCTACCAGCTCGGCGCGATCCTCGGCGGCGGCATCGCCCCGACCGTCGCGACGGCCCTGTACGGCATCGACAAGGCGACCTGGCCCATCACGCTCTACCTCGTCCTCGTCGCTGCCTTCAGCCTCGTCTGTGTCCTGCTGCTGATGCGTCGTCCGAGCGCGGGAGCGGGCACCGCGGCCGCGAAAACGGCGGGCCACCTAGACTCCGCCATGTGACCCAGGACCAGCCGGACCAGCACGATCAGCCCGACAACGAGCAGCTCCACTTCTGGTCGTTCGTCGACCACGCCATCTCGCGCACCACCGGTGAGCTGCCGGAAGTGGATCCGCTCGCGATGCGGCTCGTGCTCAGCCTGCACCGCGTCGCGAACATGCTCGTCTACGACCTGGAGTCCACCGTCCACCGCCCACGCGGCTGGTCCTGGCCCGGCTTCCGCGTCCTGTTCGTCGTCTGGCTCACGGGACCCGTCGAAGGGAAGAAGGTCGCAGAGCTGTCCGGAATGAGCCGCGCCGCTGTGTCCGCCCTCGTCAACACCCTTGAACGGGACGGCCTCCTCACAAAGGAGCGCTCCTCACAGGATGGGCGTGCGGTCAACCTCAGCCTGACGCACAAGGGGCGGGAGGCCATCACCGACGCCTTCCGCGCCCACAACGCCCGCGAACAGGACTGGGCGGGAACCCTCAGCACCGGCGAGCAGGAGACCCTGATCGCGCTGCTGGAGAAACTGACCGCTCAGTCCATCCACTTCGAGGCCCGGCGACGGACCTAGGTGTTCTCTCCCTGGAAGGAAGTTCCAGGGAAGGAAGTTCGCGCGGGGAACCAGGCGGTCATGTGTGCTGCCCGGCATCGTGTCCCCTGATCAGCTGGTCGCCGTCACTGCCGCGCGCGCGGCGGTGAGGATCTCCTCGGAGAGTGGCGAGCCCTTGGTGGCCCGGGCCAGGACGAGTGCGCCGACCATGGTGCACAGCCGGGTGACGCCGTCCTGGTCCCCGGTGGCGAGCCACTCGGCGAAGTCACCGACTCCCTCCGTGTAGACGCGACGGGCCTGGCGATCCCCTGGCTCGCGCGCCATGTCCGTGGCCAGTGCGGCGGCGGGGCACCCGTCTGCCGCACTGTCGCGGTGCTCGATGGAGAGGTAGGTGTCGATCAGCGCCTGCTGGGCGGCCTCGCGCTGTCCGGCGTGCTGCTCGAGTCCGTCATTGCGGAGCCGGGTGAGTTCGTCGAACGCGTGGGCGGTGGCTTCGTCGATGAGCGCCTCCTTGGAGGCGAACTGCTTGTAGAAGCCGCCGTGCGTCAGGCCGGACGCCTTCATGAGGTCGGCGACGCTGACGTGGGTGCCCTGCTTCCGGAACAGCCGGGAGGAGGTTTCCACGATCCGCCGGCGGTTCTCCTTCGCTTGCGCCTGCGATACGCGGCCCATCAGCCACCTCCCGATTGGATGTCGATTGGCATCTATCCTAGCCCAGGGTTTAGATTGTCATCGTAATCTAAACTGCCGGGCCGCTCAGCGGCGCCGGCAAGGCCGGGAGTAGGCATGGAACTCAAGGACACGGTCGCAGTGGTCACCGGCGCCAATCGTGGGCTCGGGTGGCATCTGGCCACTCAGCTCGTGGAGCGCGGAGCGAAGGTGTACGCGGCGGCCCGCCGCCCGGAAACGGTGGACCTCCCGGAGGTCACCCCGCTGCGGCTGGACGTGACTGACGAGGAATCGATCCGGACCGCGGCCCGCACCGCATCGGACGCGACGCTTCTGGTGAACAACGCGGGCATCTCCACTGCCACGCCGCTGATCGCGGGCGACCTGGACGCGGTGCGCCTGGAGATGGAGACGAACTTCTTCGGTCCGCTCGCCGTGACGCGAGCTTTCACCCCCGTCATCGAGGGCAACGGCGGCGGCGCCGTACTCAACGTCCTGTCCGTCCTGTCCTGGCTGCACCCCGCGGGCCTGGGGTCCTACGCCGCGGCCAAGGCCGCGGCCTGGGCACTGACCGACGCGGCGCGCGAGGAACTGGCACCCCGCGGCATCACCGTCTCTGCGCTGCACGTCGGATACATGGACACCGACATGGCCGCGAGCGTTCCCGCCGATCAGAAGGCCGACCCCGCCGATGTCGCCGCACAAGCCCTGTACGGCATCGAGACGGGCCAACCGGAGATCCTCGCCGACGAGGCGACCCGGTACGTCAAGCGGAGCCTGGCTGATTCGCCGAATGCGGCGTGAGGCACGCCGGGTCGGACGAGGCCCTGAACGGCATCCAGGGAGGCGACTTCAGCCGCATCGTTCCCCGGCCGCGCGGTGGCCTGACACCCGA
It contains:
- a CDS encoding MFS transporter gives rise to the protein MVRTPARSSTSAASSAAPPTARPSPSGIRRVAAASFVGTAVEWYDYFIYGTAAALVFGPQFFPQLSETAGTLASFATYSIGFVARPFGGVVMGHFGDRIGRRAMLVLSLTVMGLATTGIGLLPTYDTIGVWAPALLVLLRFVQGLAVGGEWGGAVLMAVEHAPSGRKGFYGSFPQMGVPGGLILANLVFLATSHGLGSNAFADWGWRVPFLASFVLVVVGLVIRLGTAESPEFQAVREEPVHEQAEGEAETAESEEPVRLPVLEVLRHQWRDVVLAGGTFIGNNALGYIFMAYTLSYGSTTLGLDRELMLVLVLIAAAVWLLTTAWSAALSDRFGRRRVFVAGSVGLLAWAAAFFPVIDLASTASMLTGLVVMAVVLGFTYGPQAALFAELFPVRLRYSGSSLGYQLGAILGGGIAPTVATALYGIDKATWPITLYLVLVAAFSLVCVLLLMRRPSAGAGTAAAKTAGHLDSAM
- a CDS encoding MarR family winged helix-turn-helix transcriptional regulator; this translates as MTQDQPDQHDQPDNEQLHFWSFVDHAISRTTGELPEVDPLAMRLVLSLHRVANMLVYDLESTVHRPRGWSWPGFRVLFVVWLTGPVEGKKVAELSGMSRAAVSALVNTLERDGLLTKERSSQDGRAVNLSLTHKGREAITDAFRAHNAREQDWAGTLSTGEQETLIALLEKLTAQSIHFEARRRT
- a CDS encoding TetR/AcrR family transcriptional regulator, with amino-acid sequence MGRVSQAQAKENRRRIVETSSRLFRKQGTHVSVADLMKASGLTHGGFYKQFASKEALIDEATAHAFDELTRLRNDGLEQHAGQREAAQQALIDTYLSIEHRDSAADGCPAAALATDMAREPGDRQARRVYTEGVGDFAEWLATGDQDGVTRLCTMVGALVLARATKGSPLSEEILTAARAAVTATS
- a CDS encoding SDR family oxidoreductase; amino-acid sequence: MELKDTVAVVTGANRGLGWHLATQLVERGAKVYAAARRPETVDLPEVTPLRLDVTDEESIRTAARTASDATLLVNNAGISTATPLIAGDLDAVRLEMETNFFGPLAVTRAFTPVIEGNGGGAVLNVLSVLSWLHPAGLGSYAAAKAAAWALTDAAREELAPRGITVSALHVGYMDTDMAASVPADQKADPADVAAQALYGIETGQPEILADEATRYVKRSLADSPNAA